AAAGAGTCAGTGGCTTCGATCCAAGCTTGGCGATCATGATAAGTCTGTCAAATATGACAACCCACTGAACAGTGAGACCTGTGAATTTGACAAGGATTATATTCTTCACGATGCTACAAAATCAGTGCAAGGCATGGCCAGTGATTCCTTCTCAGGTAAACGGAAAAAGTTAGCAGTTTTTGACTTTGAAATGCTCAAATCAAAGAGGGACTCTAACTTTGCAAGTCCACAAAAGTTGAATGAAGACATATATAGCATGCCATCTTCAATAGGAGCGGGTCAGTTTTCTGAGAATGAGGAAGACGAAACTGcacacatttctgtttctgttacGAACAAAGTACAAAAAGACTCCCCAACAGCTGTTGATAAATTTTCACACACAGATTCACTGAAAAACAGTTTTGGCCTAACAATGAGACACTTTCAGCCTTCTGACATTGAGGTCCCAAAGCTTAAGACGTCATTGCTTGGATGTGATGACGAGCTGATTCAACATTGGGAAAGACGGATAAAGTCTGATTCACTCAGAATGGAAATGACATTCCCAAGTAATATTTCCAAACGGGAAAACATCCACAAGCGGCTTGGCCAAGACTTAGAACCTGGAGAAGTACAGTCCGATTCAGACGATGATGCAGAAAACAAACGTCTTTCTCCAAAGTCTAGTAGTTCTTTGTCTTATATCCTCAGAGATCGCGATGATAGGCTGACAGACATTAAACTTTCAGGTTCCTTGGAAAAGAATAAGTTTTACTCGTTTGCATTAGACAAAACTATAACGCCTGACACAAAAGCACTTCTTGAAAGAGCAAAGACATTGTATTCCTCAAGAGAAGATAATTGGTCCTTTCTTCCGTCACGATTTCCAGTCTCCCACAGCTGTTCAGACAAGGACAAGGTAGAGCTAGCCCCGAGACCCATTCCTTCTTGgtatatgaaaaagaaaaagatacgCACCGACTCAGATGAAAAACTGCACGataaaaaagaggaaattaaGCCACAGGACCAAGAGCGCCAGGAGTTGTTTGCCTCTCGATTTCTGCACAGCTCAATCTTTGAACAAGATTCCCGACGTTTGCAGCGCCTTGAACGGAAAGACcaagattcagaaacaggaggTAGTAAGCCCTTTTCGAAGCCAGGTGCTTCTGAGACACAGTTTGAATCTGGAGGAGGTGAAACTCCTCAAGAGCCGATTGTGCTTTTTCATAGTAGGTTTTTGGAACTTCAACAGCAAAAAGACAAGGACCATTCCCAACCTGATACTGACAGTGAATTTGTCTTAGTGGATCAAAAAGATGAGGTGCAAAGTAACGACAACATATCTGAACAAGTATCGGAGCCAGTATTAAAAGCTGATGATAAATCAAGGAGCTCCCCTACAACCTTAATGATTTCACCAGTTCTTCCTTCCCCAAAAGAATTGTCTCCACCAGAAAAGAAGGAAGTTTTAGCTCCATCTCCAGAGCAAGCTGTGTCATTTGTCGAAGAAGAGAACATTGAGACGGTTCTTGAATCATCAACACCCCTTTCTCCTCCTATAGAAGACGTCAAACCAGTTGCTCCTAAGCTCACCATAACACCTCCTGTCTGCCAGTCAGAGTCTGAGAATGAAATTGAAACAAAAGTAGAGTTAATTGAACCTAAAGTGAAATGTGAGGATACTCTGGCCGTGGAACGTATTCCTGTTGTGGAAGACAAACCTCCTACTCCTGGTGGTTCTCTGAGcagttttgaaagagaaaatgcaaattttgcCTTCTCTGAATCTTTAAAGAGtgaagaaaaatctgaaattgTTAAGGCAGAACCTGAAATTGAAAttcaagaaacaaaacactttgaagACTCTGAAAAAACTGAAACGGACAGTGAATTGTGTATGCCAGAACTGGTAGCTGAGATAAAACCTTTACCAAACCGCAGGCAGCCCAAGAACAAAAGGGCAAAACAAATGTTGCGTGCTTCACAACCATCCCAAGTTGTTGTCACTGAAAAACCTGCAACACGAAAAAGTGAACGGATTGACAAAGAGAAACTTAAAAGATCTTCGTCACCTCGAGCAGAGGCACCAAAAGTGTCATTGGAGTCTAAACCTGCATCCAAATCACCAGTGCATGCGTCAGATTCTGAACCAAACCTTGAATCAAGTTTGATACATGGAAGAACACGTCGGAGGAATGTTCGGTCTGTTTATGCCAAGTTACGTGGGGCCGACCAGGCTGGCAAAGAGGTAGTAGAGTCATCACGCTGCATGCGCAAGCGAGGTGCAGATAAAGAACCAACACAAGATGTTCAAATTCCCACCAGTACTCGGCGTGGACGCCCTCCGAAACGAGGCATCAAAAGAGTTGAAGATGTTTCACCAGTTAAAGTAGaccaaaagaaaatgaatgaagaacAAACAGAAGTTAAGGATGCCTCAACTACCGGGGAGGTTGTGAAAGCATCTGAAGGGTGGCGTTCACCACGCACCCAGAAGCTGCAACAGACATCAGTAACTTTATCTACTCCAGCTAAGAAAGGAAGTAGAATGGAAAAAACATCTGGGAGCCCAATGGTATTAACTGAACAAGCAGACATGGCACGTCATGATGAGTTGGAGCTTATTCCAAAAACTGAATCTGAATTGTTTGCAAAATCATCAGACAAAGTAGAGAACGTGGGCTCTGTGgtgcacaaaaaagaaaaagacttgaAAGATTCTGGGGAAAAGAAATCTTCTGATAGTGATGTTGAAAAGATGGACACAAATTCTTCTGAGAGGAAACTGCCTGAGAAgagcattaaaatgaaaacaccaaGGCTGAAACGAAATGCAAAGCAAGTCACTGAAGAAAAgtcacacagtttaaaaaatCTGGAGATTCGTGTGAGCGTTGATGACGTCAAAGGTTTGCTTCGTTCAGAAGAGGACGAGCCTGATGCCTTTGAAGCTGCAGCTATTCCGAAAACTAAGGCGGTAATGCAAGAGACTGAGGGAACAAAGACAATAGTCTTTCCAAAAGAATGCAAAGAGCTTGGTGCACAGGAAAAAGAAGACACGTTGTCTGAACCCGAAATACCAACTGATCCAGCTGCTGTTCTAGCACGACAAATGGAACTTGAGCAGGCAGTTGAAAACATTGCTAAACTTACAGTTGAGCAGCCCTCTCGGCCATTTAAAGAACCCCCAACAGAGCAACCGGCAGTATTGCCTCCTGTGGTAGTGGAACCAGAAAGTGAGGttgaggaggagaagcgtgctaATCCTGCAAGTGAAACTGAACTTGCAGCTGCGATTGATTCCATTAcagctgaggaaatgtgtgGAGATGCAGATGGGTTCACAGCTGCTCCTACCTACACTACACTTGTACCAACTCCTGAATCCTTAATATCCTCATCCTCAAATGAGATAATGGAACCTGAAACTCACATGGTAATCAACAATATTCTTGCAGAGGACTTGGATGATGGCCCCCTAACACCAAGCCCCAAAAGACCAGTGACCGAATCAAAAGCTGAAGATCCCATTGTGGTAGAAACACCTAAGAAACTAGTCAAAAGCAGagccaaaaacatcaaaaagtcAAGAAGTCGTAAAACTGCAGCtaacaaaaaaggaaatgttaTAGAAGAGATCTCACAATCAGAACCCTCGCCAGTCAAATTACCGGAGTCAATCCCAGAAGACCCAGAAATTATTAATTCAAAGGCAGTTACTGTGACAGCAGGTGTATCTGTGGCAACTTCTGTGGTCACTGCTGTTGCAACTTGTCGACGTGACGTCACAAGTGCTATAACTGTGGACACACCAAAAGAGGCAGAACAGCCTGAGGTTGAGCAACCTGTGCCCAAAGAGTCAGCCTTTCATTCGGGCACAAGCAACATCACCAGTTCTAAAAAACATCCCCAAGCCGCAGAATCTTGCACCCCTACTTTTGCTCCAGCTCTGGCCCGCCCCTCACAACCTGCTTCCCAGTTCAGTGTACCTCAACTGAGACCTGCAAAAATGCCCCTTTCACCAGACTGGCCTCAGAGATCTGAAGAAAGCAGAATCTATGTTGCTCCCCCTTGTCATGTCACAGTGGTGACTCCAACTGTACCTGCATCAACTTCACTTGGAGCCCCTTCAGCAAATCCTCCAATGCCCCCTGACACTAAGGCCTCAGATATTGATTCAAGCTCCAGTACATTAAGAAAAATCCTCATGGAACCTAAATATGTGTCTGCTTCTAACAGTAATTCTATTCCTACAACTATAGTGACATCCACATTGTCAGAGTCTGCACGGATGTCAGAGAATGAACACCCCTCTAATACAGGGGTCTCAAGGCAGTTACGTACTGAAGAGAGGGTACCATTACCACCCCAGCCACTGCATCATAAACCATCTCCATTGTCAGAGTCTCAGCAGAACTGTGGAGAGAAGACCCAGCATACCGTTATTTCTCCCACTACCTCAGTGATAAGTCGAATTCCAATGCCTTATGATACGGAAGAAACTCCACGAATTTCTCTGAGCAACCGAAGCATTGGCTTGTCAGTTCCCAAGCAAAAGTTCAAATCAAACTCCAATGAGAACAATCGAAGCCATGGCATGGATTTGGTAGAAGATGGAACTAGAGGGCGCTCTGTTGTTGAGACTGCTCCATACAACCCAGGCTCCACTCCTGGCCTAAGGGTCAATACATcagaaggtgtggttgttctgAGTTATTCAGGTCAAAAAACTGAAGGACCCCACAGGATGAGAGCTAAAATTAGTCAGATTCCTCAAGCCAGTGCTGGTGATATAGAGTTTCAGCAATCTGTGTCAAAATCTCAGATAAAACAAGACCCACTCATTTCTTCATCCCAGTCACCAACCTCAAAGGGAGCCTCCGCTCCACCAGCTTATGGGCATACAGGCGTTCTTTTAACTGGCCAGTCCTATAACTCTCAGCCTGTGATTTCTAGTACCAAGCAGGATAATCATGGATTTGACAAGTCAGAAGCCCCATATCACACAGCACCCCAGGGGGGTGTGGTAAACATGTTTCAACAGCCAGTCAGCTCTAAAGTGTTAATGTATAACCCGGCTGTGATACAGCAAGGCAAGAGAGGACTAGCTGCAGATGCTTTACCAAAAAAGATGGACATTGCCAAAGCTGTTTCGCAGGCTAACCTCAGTCCAGTAATGAGTCCACACCACCCATCACTCTCTGGAACTCGCATGAGCCCCAGTCCTGGTAATGCAAATGATCGGCCCGCTCTGCATCTCAAGCAGGAACCCCAATCTCCACGAACATCTGTTCACTCCCCGTCACCTTTTGTCAAAAGCGGTCCTCCAAGTAGTTCTCCTATTGGAACTTCAGTTGTTCTTGGCCATGGCATCTCGCCAATGCCGACATATCATTCGAGTATGCATCACTCACACTCAGAACAGTCTTCTGTCATCATTCAACCTCACAGTGTCAGTCAGACCCTGGCTCACGAATCCAGGATGAGCACACCACCTATATCTGGCCTAAACTACGGAAGACGGGGTGACTCACTGTCTTCCTCCCACCCTGGACCCCAGCAGCACTCAAATGCACAACAGTCTAATATAATTCGCGACATGGTCCTGCAGTCTCATTCCACTTCCCAAGTCCCCGTGTCTGGGAGTGGTGGTAATACTGTTAGTGAGGAAGAACCCAGACACTTTAATCAAGGCCTTAGCAGGACTTCGGTGCCACAGCTCCAGTCAGATGTAATGATGATTCATGGAGATCACAGAGGCATCCACTCAAGCTTACGCATTGACCAGTACAGAGACATGCACCAGCGAATCCTCATGCACCAGCAACTGGGTGAGCATGGTGCCGTGGAAGTAAGGCAGTCCCGGAACTCAGAAACCACGTCGTCTTCAAGCAACATCTCTGGGCCTTCGAAGAGTCCTATTTtagtgaaaagcaatgaacatTCATCAAAGGAAACTCACAAGACAGTTGAAGGAAAGCTCTTACATCCAACTTCGACTGAAAGTAGAATCCGTGGAGTCCACACATCAAGCCCTGTGATGGTGTCTCCTCACCCTCATGGAGTTCCATTAATGCATCCAGGAGCTTCCGGGTCTTTTCCACTTTATCGGGACATGCGGGGTTTTCCTTCCCAGTTTTCAGGACACAACCTGGCTAACCAAGGACTTTCATCTTCACAggttatttaatgtttttttttattattataatgtaATTTTCTGcaacatttagatttattttgATAACATGTAGCTTTTTTCCTTCAAGCACACAgagttttaatcattttattgtgATATGCATTTTCTTAATCAGGtccatccagaacctgaagtTAACAGGAGTAAAATGTCTCAGTCACATGGTGGGAGTGATTCCAAGCCTGAGACATCCCATCTTCGCCATGCTACCTCTTCTGACCTCTCACACGTTTCCCGAATTCCGGGGGGCACAGTGTCACCCCCATACCAGTCTCCCCTGATGTCCCCCATGGGTCTCACTCACAAGGCAGATCTCTCTATTCTTCAGAAAGGCCCTCCAGCCTTTCTGCCAACGCCTTCGCCAGCTATACCACCAACCAGTTCTCTGCCACCTCGGCCTGATGCTAAGCTGGAGCACTCAGGACATCGCTCTATTGACATGGTGCAGCTCCTGAAGGTAAGAAAGTCGGTGTACCAACAGTGTCATTGTACACCTTCAAGAAGATTCTCAAGAGGAAAGTGTTTCTaaattttctcttctctttgtgCAGAAATATCCTATTGTATGGCAAGGCCTGTTGGCACTGAAAAATGACCAGGCTGCTGTCCAGTTGCATTTTGTTTCTGGCAACACCTTGCTCGCCCAGCGCTCCCTGCCACCTCCAGAAGGAGGCTCTCTTCTCCGCATTGTCCAGAGGATGAGACTGGAGGCTTCCCAGTTGGACAGTGTGGCCCGAAGAATGACTGTGAGTATTTTGGCTTTGAATACCCCCACAATCCCATGTGAAATTTGAGATTggtcaaaatacaaatactggTTAGAAGTGCAGACACGATAGGGGAGAATCAGAACACAAAGTGATCTtgtacatctttttttttttgttttttttttgttttttttttttatgatgaaaacatttgtgttaGGTGGAAAATGACTACTGTTTGCTCCTGGCTCTACCCTGTGGTCGAGACCAAGAAGATGTCCTTGGTCAAACCCAAGCCTTGAAAAGTGGTTTCATCACTTACCTGCAAGCCAAACAGGCAGCTGGCATCATCAATGTGCCCAACCCTGGCTCGAATCAGGTTTGCATTCACGCTTAACTATTTGTGCTTTGcatgttctgtgttctgtttgcatttttctgtgtgtCACAGTGACGGTGTTGTTCCATTTCTCATCACGTTTGTTATCTTTTTGCGCACAGCCAGCCTACGTGGTGCAGATTTTCCCACCGTGTGAATTCTCGGAGAGCCACCTTTCGCGCCTGGCCCCGGACCTTCTAAACAGCATCTCCAGCATTTCCCCTCACCTCATGATTGTTATTGCCTCTGTTTGAAGAATctccattgttgtttttttctttgttttcctgaacAATGTCAACACCAGCCCGTTTGGACTTATTCAGTGTGTAAACTGGAATTGCCTCATACTTTTTTAtgagtttaactttttttctaaACTTGATTTAGCATGAACTCACTTTTCTCCGTCACTTCACCGAGTCCTTAAGCCACCCAGTGATGTTGAATTCCAAAAACTTTACCTTTTACAGAGGATGTGGCAGGTCGAATGAGGATTTTTTGATCATTTacttttttgccatttttggaggtGTTGTGCATAGCCTTTTTCTAATTCATAGCACTCATGAAGCTATGAACGGAGACCTGCCTGCGGGATATTTTTTACCTTCATGAAAgtgattgtgattttttttttttttttaagagaaaaaaaaagacgatgtGAGAAGTCATTGCACTATATTAAGGAAAAATTGTGAACTCTGTACAGATTTGAGTATAAAATGCTACATGTTATGGAATTATTCTTGTGATCTGTCATGCTTGTGCAAGCTAAAAGAATCATTGCCTGGAAGTTGATCGAGAATCATTTCAGCCTGATCAATCATGCCGCTTTTTGCTTCTTCACCATCAGCAAGTACCTACTTCATTTCCAAACTCAGCTCTCCATCGCGAGGTGTTCCCTGCCCCAGGAACTCGTGAGGGGGATGTTAGGAGTTGTACAGTTTACACTCAATGCCTCAACAGGGGACTATATAAAGaatatttaatttgtttatttttgtttgcatcCTTCGGTAAGCCTATGGGCTTCGTGGACAGTTGTGAAATTGTAAATATTATAAATATTTGAAGACTGACACAACATGGAGCGACCAAG
The DNA window shown above is from Salarias fasciatus chromosome 20, fSalaFa1.1, whole genome shotgun sequence and carries:
- the spen gene encoding msx2-interacting protein yields the protein MQIDVTAWNGPETESENEFRPLDERIDEFHPKATRTLFIGNLEKTTTYHDLLNIFQRFGEIVDIDIKKVNGAPQYAFLQYCDIASVCKAIKKMDGEYLGNNRLKLGFGKSMPTTCVWLDGLASNTTEQFLTRHFCRYGHVVKVVFDRMKGMALILYNNIEYAQAAVKDTKGWKIGGSKIKVDFANQESQMAFYRSMQASGQDIRDFYDILSERRDDRRTQYEFQAERQYYENVRTPGTYNEDPRRKYPARSREFYTEWDPYQGDYYDPQYFEDPREYREYRADPYEQDIRKYSYLQRERERERERFETDRGRDHGRRTIERSQSPSHISSRRPASPTASPSLSERIPSDSDRRICCRSSERSGSCSSISPPRFEKLEKTRSERYNKTEKLEKDRVFEIERGTLVDKEKRTGRKDRSDKDKNEKQRLKKLKVASPIVQTCETEPELERDISPESVLRSKTSKIPKENSSKGRLDLLPCVVQLTRVKEKEGKLIGHAVQEKQLPRGGSDSPRLASPTADQRSPPFRTESSKGDIAKHGKVPRDKILHSLVEIADKDTKIKSKKHGKSEIGFDSTISVDIDRLAARKRRFEDSGKMDRQKRTSEEDLSRPSLYKLWNNAKETDIDKNPSLRGMHKKEHYKERSARMISINSPKDARDCETNSVGLPLERRSQHGELPEDSVDQLGCPYLKMDLEGSKSENTSSFTKVSDDGSLDLDELKEHKQVLSESDQSRGRGRDSDDGEEHFVHIDPTNICTKQIEKSQWLRSKLGDHDKSVKYDNPLNSETCEFDKDYILHDATKSVQGMASDSFSGKRKKLAVFDFEMLKSKRDSNFASPQKLNEDIYSMPSSIGAGQFSENEEDETAHISVSVTNKVQKDSPTAVDKFSHTDSLKNSFGLTMRHFQPSDIEVPKLKTSLLGCDDELIQHWERRIKSDSLRMEMTFPSNISKRENIHKRLGQDLEPGEVQSDSDDDAENKRLSPKSSSSLSYILRDRDDRLTDIKLSGSLEKNKFYSFALDKTITPDTKALLERAKTLYSSREDNWSFLPSRFPVSHSCSDKDKVELAPRPIPSWYMKKKKIRTDSDEKLHDKKEEIKPQDQERQELFASRFLHSSIFEQDSRRLQRLERKDQDSETGGSKPFSKPGASETQFESGGGETPQEPIVLFHSRFLELQQQKDKDHSQPDTDSEFVLVDQKDEVQSNDNISEQVSEPVLKADDKSRSSPTTLMISPVLPSPKELSPPEKKEVLAPSPEQAVSFVEEENIETVLESSTPLSPPIEDVKPVAPKLTITPPVCQSESENEIETKVELIEPKVKCEDTLAVERIPVVEDKPPTPGGSLSSFERENANFAFSESLKSEEKSEIVKAEPEIEIQETKHFEDSEKTETDSELCMPELVAEIKPLPNRRQPKNKRAKQMLRASQPSQVVVTEKPATRKSERIDKEKLKRSSSPRAEAPKVSLESKPASKSPVHASDSEPNLESSLIHGRTRRRNVRSVYAKLRGADQAGKEVVESSRCMRKRGADKEPTQDVQIPTSTRRGRPPKRGIKRVEDVSPVKVDQKKMNEEQTEVKDASTTGEVVKASEGWRSPRTQKLQQTSVTLSTPAKKGSRMEKTSGSPMVLTEQADMARHDELELIPKTESELFAKSSDKVENVGSVVHKKEKDLKDSGEKKSSDSDVEKMDTNSSERKLPEKSIKMKTPRLKRNAKQVTEEKSHSLKNLEIRVSVDDVKGLLRSEEDEPDAFEAAAIPKTKAVMQETEGTKTIVFPKECKELGAQEKEDTLSEPEIPTDPAAVLARQMELEQAVENIAKLTVEQPSRPFKEPPTEQPAVLPPVVVEPESEVEEEKRANPASETELAAAIDSITAEEMCGDADGFTAAPTYTTLVPTPESLISSSSNEIMEPETHMVINNILAEDLDDGPLTPSPKRPVTESKAEDPIVVETPKKLVKSRAKNIKKSRSRKTAANKKGNVIEEISQSEPSPVKLPESIPEDPEIINSKAVTVTAGVSVATSVVTAVATCRRDVTSAITVDTPKEAEQPEVEQPVPKESAFHSGTSNITSSKKHPQAAESCTPTFAPALARPSQPASQFSVPQLRPAKMPLSPDWPQRSEESRIYVAPPCHVTVVTPTVPASTSLGAPSANPPMPPDTKASDIDSSSSTLRKILMEPKYVSASNSNSIPTTIVTSTLSESARMSENEHPSNTGVSRQLRTEERVPLPPQPLHHKPSPLSESQQNCGEKTQHTVISPTTSVISRIPMPYDTEETPRISLSNRSIGLSVPKQKFKSNSNENNRSHGMDLVEDGTRGRSVVETAPYNPGSTPGLRVNTSEGVVVLSYSGQKTEGPHRMRAKISQIPQASAGDIEFQQSVSKSQIKQDPLISSSQSPTSKGASAPPAYGHTGVLLTGQSYNSQPVISSTKQDNHGFDKSEAPYHTAPQGGVVNMFQQPVSSKVLMYNPAVIQQGKRGLAADALPKKMDIAKAVSQANLSPVMSPHHPSLSGTRMSPSPGNANDRPALHLKQEPQSPRTSVHSPSPFVKSGPPSSSPIGTSVVLGHGISPMPTYHSSMHHSHSEQSSVIIQPHSVSQTLAHESRMSTPPISGLNYGRRGDSLSSSHPGPQQHSNAQQSNIIRDMVLQSHSTSQVPVSGSGGNTVSEEEPRHFNQGLSRTSVPQLQSDVMMIHGDHRGIHSSLRIDQYRDMHQRILMHQQLGEHGAVEVRQSRNSETTSSSSNISGPSKSPILVKSNEHSSKETHKTVEGKLLHPTSTESRIRGVHTSSPVMVSPHPHGVPLMHPGASGSFPLYRDMRGFPSQFSGHNLANQGLSSSQVHPEPEVNRSKMSQSHGGSDSKPETSHLRHATSSDLSHVSRIPGGTVSPPYQSPLMSPMGLTHKADLSILQKGPPAFLPTPSPAIPPTSSLPPRPDAKLEHSGHRSIDMVQLLKKYPIVWQGLLALKNDQAAVQLHFVSGNTLLAQRSLPPPEGGSLLRIVQRMRLEASQLDSVARRMTVENDYCLLLALPCGRDQEDVLGQTQALKSGFITYLQAKQAAGIINVPNPGSNQPAYVVQIFPPCEFSESHLSRLAPDLLNSISSISPHLMIVIASV